The following are encoded together in the Bradymonas sediminis genome:
- a CDS encoding CheR family methyltransferase: MRQRGHDSLRVVGIGASAGGLGACTALLEHLPADTGMAFVVIFHLDPMRESHLGALLERSTEMPVSTIDAATPLQPNHVYVIAPGTVVDLADDIATPSPREEIATRRKPIDTLFECLASDKREYAIGVVLSGTGDDGTRGLTAIKRAGGISLVQSPESSDFTGMPGAALKAEVVDKALRPHEIGPYLAARVGQRRAASAPLNGVIEAKHALSYQEDSSQISADSHEFAGILRLLSKHFGLSFEDYRSGTIIRRISRRMGINGVDDAAEYLRCLRTDEAELATLHQDLLIDVTRFFRDPEMWTFLREAVIPKIVQGVADDGELRFWVSACSTGEEAYSLAMLVLDELDAADKSARVQVFATDINDRALDVARRGRYSLAIADDVQAEHLAQYFERRGEHFRVRPRLRDAVTFAKHNLLENPPFSRMDMVTCRNLLIYLKSEAQKRALRALHYALNPGAYLVLGTSESISGSELALDAVSKHLRVFQASGESADDARPDPAKRVPSERARPNAAAPPELAVLDDSHGQERSLDRYILSHYAPAVVIITKTLEIRHFYGPTDEYLRAPTGTANLDLLSWLRPGLYAGVQGALKEAMRDSKRVETSVMQLESGERTMDVTCLCEPLAATPGGEGLYLVMFRTPPSVDSSEDRGGSERALVKRLETQVREADVEKKHLLERLNATSESYQAHHEELLSLNEELQSSNEELESSTEELQSLNEELLTVNQALEQKNAELSVLNADLKNLFVSTNIPTIFLDSNHNIRRFTPAATRVMHLASADIGRPISEVKERYDQRNLVELAQAVLVSGELNVREVRADDGNYYQQRILPYRNESGAIDGVCITFSDITEARQAANQAEKSREYSDAVIRTVRTALLVLDEDLCVTRANAFFKEQFMETATPVEGVRIFDVGQGRWDIPGLRDLLVEVLPEESEVINYEVVHDFGAARGERVLRINAHTMVGGGDIKQILLSIEDVTEQRNYAAMMQQRSCELELESARKNEFLAMLGHELRNPLAALSYGLEFLEKSKSPEKKESTQRMMRRQLDRMTSMLDQLLEMTRIIQGKIALENEPLDLTEVARHAVEVVLPRAEQREQYLSVQLAPDGELVLCGDANRLAQVMENLLINAVKYTDEGGSIEVELKKEDDHAVFLVKDSGAGIGDDFMPIIFDLFAQAKRTLDRAEGGFGLGLPLAKELVEMHKGELTAYSEGLGMGSTFTFRLPLDPSIEIEPTKPGADLTDTAKPDESQESEATRVLIIDDEPDLGELFVRLLERKGYRAKMANDGASGIELTRTFKPRVILLDLGLPEMDGYEVASKLRQEFGDRDIFIIAVSGYSRDSAKLEASGFDNHLLKPPDMKKLYGWIEALD; this comes from the coding sequence GTGAGACAGCGGGGACACGATTCGCTGCGCGTGGTCGGGATCGGGGCGTCGGCGGGGGGGCTGGGCGCGTGCACCGCGTTGCTTGAGCATCTTCCCGCCGACACGGGCATGGCCTTTGTGGTGATCTTCCACCTAGACCCCATGCGGGAAAGTCACCTCGGCGCATTGCTCGAGCGCAGCACCGAAATGCCGGTGTCGACGATTGACGCGGCGACCCCGTTGCAACCCAACCATGTCTATGTGATTGCGCCGGGGACCGTGGTCGACCTCGCCGATGATATTGCCACGCCGAGCCCGCGCGAAGAAATCGCCACGCGTCGAAAGCCTATCGATACCCTTTTTGAGTGTCTGGCCAGCGACAAACGCGAGTATGCCATCGGCGTCGTGCTCAGCGGGACCGGCGATGACGGGACCCGTGGGCTCACCGCAATCAAGCGGGCAGGGGGCATTAGCCTGGTCCAGAGCCCGGAGAGTTCGGACTTTACCGGGATGCCGGGGGCCGCGCTCAAGGCCGAGGTCGTCGACAAGGCGCTTCGTCCCCATGAAATTGGCCCGTACCTGGCGGCTCGGGTCGGCCAGCGCCGCGCGGCCAGTGCCCCGCTAAATGGCGTCATTGAGGCGAAACATGCGCTCTCCTACCAAGAGGATAGCTCCCAGATTTCGGCCGACTCCCATGAGTTTGCCGGCATTTTAAGGTTGCTCTCCAAGCATTTCGGGCTGTCATTTGAGGATTATCGTAGCGGTACGATTATCCGGCGTATATCTCGTCGCATGGGGATCAACGGGGTGGACGATGCGGCGGAGTATCTGCGGTGTCTCAGGACGGATGAGGCGGAGCTGGCGACTCTTCATCAGGACCTGCTGATTGACGTGACGCGCTTTTTCCGTGACCCCGAGATGTGGACCTTCCTGAGAGAAGCGGTCATCCCAAAGATTGTGCAAGGCGTCGCCGACGATGGAGAGCTTCGCTTCTGGGTAAGCGCATGTTCAACCGGTGAGGAGGCCTATAGCCTGGCGATGCTCGTTTTGGACGAACTCGACGCGGCCGATAAGTCCGCGCGCGTCCAGGTCTTTGCGACAGATATTAATGATCGCGCCCTCGACGTCGCTCGGCGCGGGCGCTACTCGCTGGCCATTGCCGATGACGTGCAGGCGGAGCATCTTGCCCAATATTTCGAGCGCCGCGGTGAGCACTTTCGGGTCCGCCCACGATTGCGCGACGCGGTTACATTCGCCAAGCATAACCTATTGGAGAATCCGCCGTTCTCACGCATGGATATGGTGACCTGCCGCAACCTACTCATCTATCTGAAGTCCGAGGCCCAAAAGCGCGCGTTAAGAGCGCTTCATTACGCGCTGAACCCCGGCGCTTATCTGGTGCTGGGGACCTCGGAGTCCATCTCAGGCAGTGAGCTGGCGTTAGACGCGGTTTCCAAACATTTGCGCGTTTTCCAGGCGAGCGGCGAATCGGCTGACGATGCTCGACCCGACCCGGCGAAGCGGGTGCCGTCTGAGCGGGCGCGTCCCAATGCGGCGGCTCCCCCGGAGCTCGCGGTGCTCGACGACTCGCACGGCCAGGAGCGCTCACTCGACCGCTATATTCTAAGCCACTATGCCCCGGCGGTGGTGATTATCACCAAAACGCTGGAAATTCGCCATTTTTACGGACCCACCGACGAGTACCTGCGCGCGCCCACCGGCACCGCGAATTTGGATTTGCTTTCGTGGCTTCGCCCCGGGCTCTACGCGGGCGTTCAGGGGGCGCTCAAAGAGGCGATGCGCGATTCGAAGCGCGTCGAGACCAGCGTAATGCAGCTCGAATCGGGCGAGCGCACGATGGATGTGACCTGTCTATGCGAGCCGCTCGCCGCGACTCCGGGTGGGGAGGGGCTTTATCTGGTGATGTTTCGTACGCCGCCGAGTGTTGATAGCTCTGAGGATCGCGGGGGCAGCGAGAGGGCGCTCGTTAAGCGGCTTGAGACCCAGGTGCGCGAGGCAGATGTCGAGAAGAAGCATCTCCTGGAGCGATTGAACGCGACCTCCGAAAGCTATCAAGCGCATCACGAAGAACTCCTCTCGCTCAACGAAGAGTTGCAATCCTCCAATGAGGAGCTGGAGAGCTCGACCGAGGAGTTGCAGTCGCTCAACGAAGAATTACTCACGGTCAATCAGGCCCTGGAGCAGAAAAACGCCGAGTTAAGCGTGCTCAACGCGGACCTCAAAAATCTATTTGTCAGCACCAATATCCCCACGATTTTTCTCGATAGCAACCACAATATCCGCCGCTTCACGCCAGCCGCAACCCGGGTGATGCACCTGGCATCCGCAGATATAGGGCGCCCAATCTCCGAGGTGAAGGAGCGCTACGACCAGCGGAATCTTGTCGAACTCGCCCAGGCGGTGCTTGTCAGCGGTGAGCTCAACGTGCGCGAGGTGCGCGCCGACGACGGCAACTATTATCAGCAGCGGATCTTGCCCTATCGCAACGAGAGCGGGGCGATCGACGGGGTCTGCATTACTTTTAGCGACATCACCGAGGCCCGCCAAGCGGCGAACCAGGCCGAGAAGAGTCGTGAGTATTCCGACGCGGTGATTCGCACCGTGCGGACCGCCTTATTGGTGCTCGATGAGGATCTATGCGTGACGCGCGCGAACGCGTTTTTCAAAGAGCAGTTTATGGAGACGGCAACCCCGGTCGAAGGCGTGCGCATCTTTGATGTCGGCCAGGGGCGCTGGGATATCCCGGGCTTGCGCGATCTCCTGGTCGAGGTGCTCCCCGAAGAGAGCGAGGTCATCAACTATGAGGTTGTGCATGACTTTGGCGCGGCACGGGGCGAGCGGGTCCTGCGCATCAACGCCCACACGATGGTGGGCGGCGGTGATATCAAGCAGATTTTGCTGTCAATTGAGGACGTGACGGAGCAACGAAATTACGCGGCGATGATGCAACAACGCAGTTGTGAGTTGGAGTTAGAGAGCGCGCGAAAAAATGAGTTCTTGGCAATGCTCGGCCATGAATTGCGCAACCCCCTGGCGGCGCTATCTTATGGGTTGGAATTCCTCGAGAAATCGAAGTCTCCCGAGAAGAAGGAGAGCACCCAGCGAATGATGCGGCGCCAACTCGACCGCATGACCAGCATGCTGGACCAGTTGCTCGAGATGACCCGGATCATTCAGGGGAAGATTGCCTTAGAGAATGAGCCCCTAGATTTGACCGAGGTCGCCCGCCACGCGGTCGAGGTCGTGCTTCCCCGGGCCGAGCAGCGAGAGCAGTATCTAAGCGTCCAGCTTGCGCCCGACGGCGAGCTTGTCCTATGCGGCGACGCCAATCGTTTGGCTCAGGTGATGGAGAATTTGCTCATCAACGCCGTCAAATATACCGACGAGGGCGGCTCGATCGAGGTTGAGCTGAAAAAGGAGGACGACCACGCTGTATTTCTGGTGAAGGACAGCGGCGCGGGGATTGGCGATGACTTTATGCCAATCATCTTCGACCTCTTTGCTCAGGCGAAGCGCACCCTTGATCGCGCCGAAGGCGGCTTCGGATTGGGATTGCCGCTGGCCAAAGAGCTGGTCGAAATGCATAAGGGGGAATTGACAGCGTATTCAGAGGGTCTGGGCATGGGCAGTACATTTACATTTCGCCTTCCTCTTGACCCCTCGATTGAGATCGAACCGACGAAGCCTGGAGCAGATTTGACCGACACCGCCAAACCTGACGAGAGTCAAGAGTCCGAAGCCACGCGTGTGCTCATCATCGATGACGAGCCCGACCTCGGGGAATTATTCGTGCGCCTGCTCGAAAGGAAGGGCTACCGGGCGAAGATGGCCAATGATGGCGCGAGCGGCATTGAGCTTACGCGGACCTTTAAGCCGCGGGTGATTCTGCTCGACCTTGGCCTGCCCGAGATGGACGGCTATGAGGTCGCAAGCAAATTGCGCCAGGAATTTGGCGACCGCGATATCTTCATTATCGCGGTGAGTGGGTATTCGCGAGACTCCGCGAAGTTGGAGGCGTCGGGCTTCGATAACCACCTGCTCAAGCCGCCGGATATGAAGAAGCTCTATGGGTGGATTGAGGCGTTGGATTGA
- the rlmD gene encoding 23S rRNA (uracil(1939)-C(5))-methyltransferase RlmD, whose translation MTIELNDSQRVTIDRLAHGGDGIGYLDDGRIVFVSGTLPGEVVDIEVFELKKSFARGRIEEVVEPAPQRVASQCPYSDECGGCQFWHTTYENELRLKTEAAWEAISRISKVEIPQARVLEAPAAIRYRSRVVFHQKRAHRDKRTGALEPNKIGFYRAQSKQLVDIDDCMITNSLLNQVRRALEPALRDVGDCDIILETASATSVMVTLVPETNYRTNLPRSLKAFMQSVDQNPMIRGIRVVGKNEDVIYGDIAVDADQILAHVPVHAARLGSGDFRQSNQAMNRVLVDEVTGHIKASGATSVLELYCGSGNFAFAMPESVEQIVGLEVSAAAVESADALARLAGLQRYTFAKANLDKGLVKTPWPGAEGFDLVLLDPPRTGATTVCQELADAEDGPSTIVYVSCDPACLGRDLKTLATGGWKVDSLTLLDMFSRTSHIESIAVLTR comes from the coding sequence ATGACTATTGAACTCAACGATTCGCAACGTGTCACCATTGACCGACTCGCCCACGGCGGCGATGGCATCGGATATCTCGATGACGGTCGGATCGTTTTCGTCAGCGGCACCCTTCCCGGGGAAGTGGTCGATATTGAGGTCTTCGAGCTCAAGAAATCCTTCGCGCGTGGGCGCATCGAGGAGGTCGTTGAGCCGGCGCCGCAGCGCGTCGCCTCGCAATGCCCCTATTCGGATGAGTGCGGCGGATGCCAATTCTGGCACACGACCTACGAAAATGAGCTCAGGCTAAAGACGGAGGCCGCCTGGGAGGCGATCTCACGCATCAGCAAGGTCGAGATTCCCCAGGCGCGCGTGCTCGAGGCGCCCGCCGCGATCCGCTACCGCTCGCGCGTGGTCTTCCACCAAAAGCGCGCCCATCGCGACAAGCGCACCGGCGCGCTTGAGCCCAATAAGATCGGCTTCTACCGCGCCCAGAGCAAGCAGTTGGTCGATATCGACGACTGCATGATCACCAACTCCCTGCTCAACCAGGTGCGCCGCGCGCTCGAGCCGGCCCTTCGCGATGTCGGCGATTGCGATATTATTCTGGAGACTGCCAGCGCCACCAGCGTCATGGTCACCCTGGTCCCCGAGACCAATTATCGCACTAACCTGCCGCGCTCGCTCAAAGCATTTATGCAGTCGGTCGACCAGAACCCGATGATCCGCGGCATTCGCGTCGTGGGTAAAAACGAAGACGTGATCTACGGCGATATCGCGGTCGACGCCGACCAGATCCTGGCCCACGTGCCGGTTCATGCGGCACGCCTTGGATCGGGCGATTTCCGCCAGAGCAACCAGGCGATGAACCGCGTTTTGGTCGACGAGGTCACCGGGCATATCAAAGCCAGCGGGGCGACGTCCGTGCTCGAGCTCTATTGCGGCAGCGGGAACTTCGCCTTTGCCATGCCCGAGTCGGTCGAGCAGATCGTCGGTCTGGAAGTCAGCGCCGCCGCCGTGGAGAGCGCGGACGCGCTGGCGCGCCTGGCCGGCTTGCAGCGCTATACCTTCGCCAAGGCCAACCTCGACAAAGGACTCGTGAAGACCCCGTGGCCGGGCGCCGAAGGCTTTGACCTGGTTTTGTTAGACCCGCCGCGCACCGGCGCCACCACGGTTTGTCAGGAGTTGGCCGATGCCGAGGACGGCCCGTCGACCATCGTCTACGTCTCCTGCGACCCGGCCTGTCTTGGCCGTGACCTCAAGACCCTGGCCACCGGCGGCTGGAAGGTCGATTCCTTAACGCTGCTCGATATGTTCTCGCGCACCTCGCATATCGAGTCCATCGCGGTCTTGACCCGCTAA
- the smc gene encoding chromosome segregation protein SMC — translation MKLRRIQLVGFKSFKDKVTIELSDNMNGIVGPNGCGKSNVVDALKWAMGDMSAKSLRGAALSDVIFAGSQNHRGAGMAEVTLTFENEEALSPSDAAVAVEDEADAALLNDGGAQAHRLEDGERDEVDEPDAAADFDANEDLDDAALQEGAADDNIWSDGIPREFREMAEISITRRLHRSGESEYLLNKTPCRLMDIRNLLAGTGLGKQGYSVIEQGEIAFVVSAKPSERRLIIEEASGITRYKSQRDRSQRKLDRAQENLQRIDDVVAEVKKQLRSLERQAQRAERFKKLSEELRVLEISAIVGRRNVLSEKAAKFRKALESGRGTAEKARETLKKLEAELSTQKIEAFVAERNNTESTEHFYKLDTRLNLAKSNRKHLADSLAEAKNRQERALSEHADQVRRRGGLKAELERVRADLEGLDDGPEDSKIRLERIEAELVALKETFRQAEQLRNSARSELENTRAEIRRVRDRREWLVSQKDEIKMRRAKIGDEIEGAERDVEDFRRALNRLRMDFERSEEQRAEGEQNFERAQARLKSAQKNFAFVREEFEEYRAERIEVSARVQTLSEMRRRGDGYTEGVQRVLEWAREGGGAGEDATEAEARGAILGPVGGLIEVPEGNEAAVSAYFGEVFNDIVATDRQAAMDAVGMLSREKIGRAGFYILENAADDPVTEFQAMLEGLQIVDDLASVDRGGEQSETRAWATREGDIEFASGRIVGGHVGDQAESLLRQARELKELQERLEQVRAWEIDAQEELDAFQDKVKFGEESVSAARKLLEEYGLEKRRIEQEVVGEERELERAEKRVLRIRAEVKPLEERLKKIEADAAALGDSSAEFVEMIPHLESKLEEQDRQCQKLRIQLDEAQARATEYKVELAQASERRRSLTESVERLERSLESNQRQIIKLDEEAKEQATRLREFEDNSTSTAAEVVELEKAYAEAKENAEAVSAHLELVQNEVRRLELAILECRNEVEKEGGSLQQIEMSLREVGIEIEHMDRNLMERFEMGLFEASQIADAYIDANPSKAEMSIAARDERIKQLRRDIDKMGAVNAMAVHEFEEAREREEFLADQQLDLQASIDDLNKAIRRMDRESRKRFRETFEAVNERFQEFFPRLFRGGHARLMLTDPENVLESGVDIEVSPPGKRLQNVTLLSGGEKALTAVSLIFAIFSLKPTPFSVLDEVDAPLDEANVGRYAEMVRELSAQSQMIVITHNRRSMEVCDALYGVTMEEPGVSKVVSVRLDDIARGDKIDEQHAS, via the coding sequence ATGAAGTTACGCCGTATCCAATTAGTGGGGTTTAAATCCTTTAAGGATAAAGTCACCATTGAGCTCAGCGATAATATGAATGGCATCGTTGGGCCCAACGGTTGCGGCAAGAGTAATGTCGTCGACGCGTTGAAATGGGCGATGGGCGATATGTCGGCCAAAAGCCTGCGCGGCGCGGCGCTCTCCGATGTCATCTTTGCCGGCAGCCAGAATCACCGCGGCGCGGGGATGGCCGAGGTCACGCTGACCTTTGAGAACGAAGAGGCGCTGAGCCCGAGCGATGCAGCGGTCGCTGTCGAAGACGAGGCCGACGCGGCGTTGCTCAATGACGGTGGTGCTCAGGCGCACCGGCTGGAAGATGGCGAACGGGATGAGGTTGACGAGCCAGACGCGGCGGCGGATTTCGACGCGAATGAAGACCTCGATGACGCGGCGCTGCAAGAAGGCGCGGCCGACGACAATATCTGGAGCGATGGGATTCCGCGCGAATTCCGTGAGATGGCCGAGATTTCGATCACCCGGCGGCTTCACCGCTCCGGCGAGAGTGAATATCTCCTGAATAAAACGCCGTGCCGGCTGATGGATATCCGCAACCTGCTCGCCGGCACCGGCCTTGGCAAGCAGGGCTATTCGGTGATCGAGCAGGGCGAGATCGCCTTTGTTGTCAGCGCGAAGCCCAGCGAACGCCGCCTGATCATCGAGGAGGCCAGCGGCATCACCCGCTATAAATCCCAGCGCGACCGATCCCAGCGAAAATTAGACCGCGCGCAGGAGAATCTTCAGCGTATCGACGACGTGGTCGCCGAGGTGAAGAAGCAATTGCGCAGCCTGGAGCGTCAGGCCCAGCGCGCGGAGCGCTTTAAGAAGTTAAGCGAGGAGCTGCGCGTCCTTGAGATCAGCGCCATCGTCGGCCGGCGAAATGTGCTCTCCGAGAAGGCCGCCAAATTTCGAAAGGCGCTCGAGTCCGGGCGAGGCACCGCCGAGAAAGCGCGAGAAACGCTCAAGAAGCTCGAGGCCGAGCTGTCGACCCAGAAGATCGAGGCGTTCGTCGCGGAGCGCAATAATACCGAGAGCACCGAGCACTTTTATAAGCTGGACACACGCCTCAACCTCGCAAAGTCCAATCGCAAGCACCTCGCTGATTCCCTGGCTGAGGCCAAAAATCGCCAGGAGCGCGCGCTCAGTGAGCACGCCGATCAGGTCCGGCGCCGTGGTGGATTAAAAGCCGAGTTGGAGCGAGTTCGCGCCGACTTGGAGGGCCTCGACGACGGCCCGGAGGACTCGAAGATTCGACTCGAGCGTATTGAGGCCGAGCTCGTGGCCTTAAAGGAAACTTTTCGTCAGGCAGAACAGCTGCGAAACAGCGCCCGCAGCGAGCTTGAGAATACCCGCGCTGAGATTCGTCGGGTGCGCGACCGCCGTGAATGGCTGGTGAGCCAGAAGGACGAGATTAAAATGCGGCGCGCCAAAATTGGCGACGAGATCGAGGGCGCGGAGCGCGACGTCGAGGACTTTCGGCGCGCGCTCAATCGACTGCGCATGGACTTCGAGCGCAGCGAGGAGCAACGGGCCGAAGGTGAGCAAAACTTCGAGCGGGCGCAGGCGCGGCTGAAGTCTGCCCAGAAGAATTTCGCGTTCGTGCGCGAGGAGTTTGAGGAGTACCGCGCCGAGCGAATCGAGGTCTCGGCCCGCGTCCAAACGCTCAGCGAGATGCGTCGGCGCGGCGACGGATATACCGAGGGCGTGCAGCGTGTGCTGGAGTGGGCGCGCGAGGGCGGTGGCGCTGGCGAGGACGCGACGGAGGCTGAAGCGCGCGGCGCGATTCTTGGGCCGGTCGGCGGACTTATCGAAGTCCCCGAGGGGAACGAAGCGGCGGTCAGCGCGTATTTTGGCGAAGTCTTTAACGATATCGTGGCCACCGATCGCCAGGCCGCGATGGACGCGGTGGGGATGCTCTCCCGCGAGAAGATCGGCCGCGCCGGGTTTTATATCCTGGAAAACGCCGCAGATGATCCGGTGACAGAGTTTCAAGCGATGCTTGAGGGTCTGCAGATCGTGGATGATTTGGCGAGCGTGGATCGTGGCGGTGAGCAGAGCGAAACGCGGGCCTGGGCGACTCGAGAGGGGGATATCGAGTTCGCCAGCGGGCGTATCGTCGGCGGCCATGTCGGCGACCAGGCCGAGTCACTGTTGCGCCAGGCCCGGGAACTTAAAGAGTTGCAGGAGAGGTTAGAGCAGGTCCGGGCGTGGGAGATTGACGCCCAGGAAGAGTTGGACGCCTTTCAAGATAAAGTAAAATTCGGTGAAGAGAGCGTGAGCGCCGCGCGCAAATTGCTCGAAGAATATGGGCTTGAAAAACGGCGTATCGAGCAGGAGGTCGTCGGCGAGGAGCGCGAACTTGAGCGGGCAGAAAAACGCGTGCTCCGCATCCGTGCCGAAGTCAAACCCCTCGAGGAACGCTTGAAGAAAATCGAGGCGGATGCGGCCGCCCTCGGTGATAGCAGCGCCGAGTTTGTGGAGATGATTCCGCACCTCGAGAGCAAATTGGAGGAGCAGGATCGGCAGTGCCAAAAACTCCGCATTCAGCTCGATGAGGCCCAGGCGCGCGCCACCGAATATAAGGTCGAGTTGGCCCAGGCCTCTGAGCGGCGTCGAAGTTTAACCGAGAGCGTCGAGCGCCTGGAGCGCTCGCTCGAGTCAAATCAGCGCCAGATCATTAAGCTCGACGAAGAGGCCAAAGAGCAGGCCACGCGCCTTCGCGAATTCGAGGATAACTCGACGTCGACGGCGGCCGAGGTCGTCGAGTTGGAGAAAGCCTATGCGGAGGCGAAGGAGAACGCCGAGGCCGTCAGCGCGCACCTTGAGCTCGTGCAGAACGAAGTGCGTCGCCTGGAGCTTGCTATCCTGGAGTGCCGAAACGAAGTCGAGAAAGAGGGCGGAAGCCTGCAGCAGATCGAGATGTCCTTGCGGGAGGTTGGCATCGAGATCGAGCATATGGACCGCAACCTGATGGAGCGCTTCGAGATGGGGCTCTTCGAGGCCTCGCAGATCGCCGACGCGTACATTGACGCCAATCCGTCGAAGGCCGAGATGAGCATCGCTGCCCGGGACGAGCGCATTAAGCAATTGCGCCGCGATATCGATAAGATGGGCGCCGTCAACGCGATGGCCGTGCATGAATTCGAGGAGGCTCGCGAGCGCGAGGAGTTCCTCGCCGACCAGCAGCTCGATCTTCAGGCGTCGATCGACGACCTTAATAAGGCGATTCGTCGCATGGACCGCGAGAGTCGCAAGCGCTTCCGTGAGACCTTCGAGGCGGTGAACGAGCGTTTCCAGGAGTTCTTCCCGCGCCTTTTCCGCGGCGGCCACGCCCGCCTAATGCTCACCGACCCGGAGAATGTGCTCGAGTCGGGGGTGGATATCGAGGTCAGCCCCCCGGGCAAGCGCCTGCAAAATGTCACGCTGCTGTCGGGCGGCGAGAAGGCGCTGACCGCGGTGAGTTTGATCTTCGCAATCTTCTCGCTCAAGCCGACACCGTTCTCGGTGCTCGACGAGGTCGACGCGCCTCTTGATGAGGCCAATGTCGGGCGCTATGCCGAGATGGTGCGCGAGCTCAGCGCCCAGAGTCAGATGATCGTGATCACTCATAATCGTCGGTCGATGGAAGTCTGTGACGCTCTCTACGGCGTCACCATGGAAGAACCCGGCGTTTCAAAGGTTGTTTCGGTGCGCCTCGACGATATTGCCCGCGGGGATAAGATCGACGAACAGCACGCTTCCTGA
- the ftsY gene encoding signal recognition particle-docking protein FtsY: MTSHNQNSGEKSPVGDAQIPAASSVNVPALLVLAQAPAASGDSMTIIIAIAVVVLLIAIYAIVKVVKRPKKPEITPPRESTDDDHIPTKNVLDSRIEVDGPVEITDDMSLAEIKRIKSARVTTKSKAVRRETSKDATERAHREHEEAEKAAREAAEQAAEKVKAAAAEEADQVADVTPKADVDADQAAADSEPVEKSDDASEPQAERKIELKKPDFSKLAPKTPAAKGEEGEDSAKPKLAIKIPKPKINVADKAEEKEVAEETTAKPEAEVAPKPEPEAQPKPKVEAKPEPVVESKPAAEPAEAPKTLAQGLAKTRGGFIGRLSGLFSGEQLPADMVDEVEEILFTADIGPRVAQAIMNAVEKGLSGDEKQDPARIWGFIREYCSDLLKSHEAPLLLDDHKPFVMLVVGVNGAGKTTTIGKLASKLTAQGKKVLLVAGDTYRAGAVDQLAVWADRTHIPIHQGDDDADPSSVLFSGIERGVEEDFDVVICDTSGRLQTNVNLMDELAKMARVAGKALDGAPHETMLVLDANTGQNAILQAQKFNEAVEITGISLTKLDGTARGGVILGICDQLEAPMRYIGIGESVEDLRAFEADDFVDALFM, from the coding sequence ATGACGTCACATAATCAAAATAGTGGTGAGAAGAGCCCGGTTGGCGACGCGCAGATTCCTGCTGCGAGTTCCGTGAATGTGCCTGCACTTTTAGTGCTTGCGCAGGCTCCGGCAGCGTCGGGGGATTCGATGACGATCATCATCGCCATCGCGGTGGTGGTGTTGCTCATCGCCATCTATGCAATCGTGAAGGTGGTTAAGCGCCCGAAGAAACCCGAGATTACCCCGCCGCGCGAGTCCACCGACGACGACCATATTCCAACCAAAAACGTCCTCGACAGTCGCATCGAGGTCGATGGGCCGGTTGAAATCACCGACGATATGTCGCTGGCCGAGATCAAGCGCATCAAGTCGGCGCGGGTCACCACCAAGAGCAAGGCCGTGCGCCGCGAGACCTCCAAGGATGCGACCGAGCGCGCGCATCGCGAGCACGAAGAGGCCGAAAAGGCCGCCCGCGAAGCGGCGGAACAGGCCGCCGAGAAAGTTAAAGCTGCGGCCGCCGAAGAGGCTGATCAGGTCGCGGACGTGACACCCAAGGCAGACGTTGACGCCGACCAGGCGGCGGCTGATAGCGAGCCGGTGGAGAAATCCGACGACGCCTCTGAGCCGCAGGCCGAGCGAAAAATCGAGCTGAAGAAGCCTGATTTCTCGAAGCTTGCGCCCAAAACCCCCGCAGCTAAGGGCGAGGAGGGCGAAGACAGCGCAAAGCCGAAGTTGGCGATTAAGATTCCCAAGCCCAAGATCAACGTCGCCGACAAAGCCGAGGAAAAGGAGGTCGCCGAAGAGACGACCGCCAAGCCCGAAGCCGAGGTTGCGCCTAAACCCGAGCCCGAAGCACAACCGAAGCCGAAGGTCGAAGCCAAGCCTGAACCGGTGGTCGAGTCAAAGCCCGCCGCAGAACCGGCAGAAGCGCCGAAGACCCTTGCCCAGGGATTGGCCAAGACCCGCGGCGGCTTTATCGGTCGACTCAGCGGACTCTTCTCCGGCGAGCAGCTGCCCGCCGATATGGTCGATGAGGTCGAAGAAATCTTGTTCACGGCAGATATCGGACCGCGCGTCGCCCAGGCGATTATGAACGCGGTTGAGAAAGGGCTGAGCGGTGACGAGAAGCAGGACCCGGCCCGCATCTGGGGCTTCATCCGGGAGTATTGCTCCGACCTGCTTAAATCACACGAAGCACCGCTATTGCTCGATGATCACAAGCCCTTCGTGATGTTGGTCGTCGGGGTGAACGGCGCCGGTAAAACGACCACCATTGGTAAATTGGCCTCCAAGCTGACCGCGCAGGGCAAAAAAGTGTTGCTCGTCGCCGGTGACACCTACCGCGCAGGCGCCGTCGACCAACTGGCGGTTTGGGCCGACCGTACTCATATCCCGATTCACCAGGGCGACGACGACGCAGATCCTTCGTCGGTGCTCTTCTCGGGCATTGAGCGTGGCGTCGAGGAAGACTTTGACGTGGTCATTTGCGACACCTCCGGGCGTCTCCAGACCAATGTCAACCTGATGGACGAGCTGGCTAAAATGGCGCGTGTCGCCGGCAAGGCGCTCGACGGCGCGCCCCATGAGACGATGCTCGTGCTCGACGCCAACACCGGTCAGAACGCCATCCTTCAGGCGCAGAAATTCAACGAAGCCGTTGAGATTACCGGCATCTCGTTGACCAAGCTTGACGGCACCGCGCGCGGCGGCGTTATCCTGGGCATCTGCGACCAGCTCGAGGCGCCCATGCGCTATATCGGCATCGGCGAGAGCGTCGAAGACCTGCGCGCCTTCGAGGCAGATGACTTTGTCGACGCCTTGTTTATGTGA